In the genome of Acetomicrobium sp. S15 = DSM 107314, one region contains:
- a CDS encoding riboflavin kinase codes for RGVYCAAARVNRRWWAGALNIGLNPTFEKEDKNMSVEIHRPDLEGELYGHDVAVFLIKRLRDVKAFPSPQALTEQVKKDIEECCRRYEEWASASSVFIKEWAAILEEAPSLG; via the coding sequence AGGGGCGTCTATTGCGCCGCTGCTCGGGTCAATCGAAGATGGTGGGCGGGAGCCTTGAATATAGGCTTAAACCCCACCTTCGAAAAGGAGGATAAAAACATGAGCGTGGAGATCCACCGTCCCGACCTCGAGGGAGAACTTTACGGGCACGATGTGGCAGTCTTTCTGATCAAGCGTCTCCGCGACGTAAAAGCCTTCCCTTCGCCTCAAGCTCTGACCGAGCAGGTGAAAAAAGATATTGAAGAATGTTGCCGCCGTTACGAAGAATGGGCTTCAGCCTCGAGCGTTTTCATTAAGGAGTGGGCCGCAATTTTGGAAGAGGCGCCTTCACTTGGGTAG